A single region of the Bacillus sp. DX3.1 genome encodes:
- a CDS encoding carbonic anhydrase family protein, which produces MKVKFIWISLLTSFLLITGCNNISSTDKKEKEEKTTATHEVNYNDQKNWEFESGDSQSPIDIDTTKTQEMKDSGAIEFNFNNAVLDEVDNGHSIQVDVTGTAKINGRNFDLTQFHFHAPSEHKLDGKHYPIEVHFVNKAQDGRLAVIGVFFKEGAENQGFKKMIDSIKKGDKNTSVGEINIAAMLPTNKSYYHYLGSLTTPPLSENVEWYVMKNSVEVSKAQIEAFQSYYNSNNRDIQPLNERLILKHEE; this is translated from the coding sequence ATGAAAGTGAAATTTATATGGATAAGTTTACTGACATCTTTCCTACTTATCACAGGATGTAATAACATATCTTCAACTGACAAAAAAGAAAAGGAAGAAAAGACAACTGCAACACATGAAGTGAATTACAATGATCAAAAAAATTGGGAGTTTGAATCAGGCGATTCACAATCACCAATCGACATTGACACAACTAAGACCCAGGAAATGAAAGACAGTGGAGCAATCGAATTTAACTTTAATAATGCTGTACTTGATGAAGTGGACAATGGACACAGTATCCAAGTAGACGTTACTGGAACAGCAAAAATCAATGGTCGTAACTTTGATTTAACACAATTCCATTTTCATGCACCTAGTGAGCATAAACTTGATGGTAAGCATTATCCCATTGAAGTTCATTTTGTAAATAAAGCACAAGACGGTCGTCTAGCTGTTATTGGTGTGTTCTTCAAAGAAGGTGCAGAAAACCAAGGATTCAAAAAAATGATTGATAGCATTAAAAAAGGTGATAAAAACACTTCTGTTGGTGAAATCAATATTGCTGCTATGCTTCCTACCAATAAAAGTTATTATCATTACCTTGGTTCATTGACTACTCCCCCACTTTCAGAAAATGTGGAATGGTATGTCATGAAAAACTCAGTAGAAGTTTCAAAAGCACAAATAGAAGCTTTCCAAAGCTATTACAATAGTAATAATCGTGACATTCAACCATTAAACGAACGTCTAATATTAAAACACGAAGAATAA
- a CDS encoding IS6 family transposase yields MEKQNLFRWKHYQPELILLTVRWYLRYNLSFRNLVEMMEERGVSIAHTTIMRWVHQYGPQLEEKVRYHLKSTNDSWRVDETYIKVKGQWMYLYRAVDSEGNTIDFYLSKSRDKQAAKRFFKKALAFSYVSKPRVITVDKNPAYPVAIRALKEEKHMPEGIELRQVRYLNNIVEQDHRFIKKRVHSMLGFKSFGTATSILAGVEAMHMIKKEQIDLRDQSVQNQKEFIHGLFGLTA; encoded by the coding sequence ATGGAAAAGCAAAACTTATTCAGGTGGAAACACTATCAGCCTGAACTAATCTTATTAACAGTAAGATGGTACCTGCGGTACAATTTAAGCTTTCGTAACCTGGTGGAAATGATGGAAGAACGAGGAGTATCAATCGCTCACACAACCATTATGCGTTGGGTTCATCAATATGGGCCTCAATTAGAAGAGAAAGTACGATATCATCTTAAATCAACAAATGACTCATGGAGAGTTGATGAAACCTATATCAAAGTAAAAGGTCAATGGATGTATTTATATCGTGCTGTAGATTCCGAAGGGAACACCATTGATTTTTATCTTAGTAAATCAAGAGATAAACAAGCAGCCAAGCGCTTTTTCAAGAAAGCCTTGGCTTTTTCGTATGTTTCTAAACCTCGCGTGATAACAGTAGATAAGAACCCCGCTTATCCTGTAGCAATTCGAGCGTTGAAAGAAGAAAAGCATATGCCTGAAGGCATAGAGCTAAGGCAAGTTAGATATCTCAATAACATAGTGGAACAAGATCATCGTTTTATTAAGAAACGTGTTCATTCTATGTTAGGGTTCAAGTCTTTTGGCACAGCTACATCCATTCTTGCAGGAGTGGAAGCTATGCATATGATTAAAAAAGAACAGATTGATTTACGGGATCAGTCTGTCCAAAACCAGAAAGAATTCATCCATGGATTGTTTGGGCTTACAGCATAA